Proteins encoded within one genomic window of Anastrepha ludens isolate Willacy chromosome 4, idAnaLude1.1, whole genome shotgun sequence:
- the LOC128862490 gene encoding protein Smaug isoform X2 has product MKYITGERGGNNHNICGINDNSDKESDFTKNHISFSEQVSTVTNFFESWNDCERTVVIYALMKRLRYPSLKFLQYAIDHALTQSLGSEANLSSVITDINANNPSYLQNLLNAYKTLHLNDAVDALTSGSTDKESTPCYGSDFQITNCDERKFYEKKKEILCEMLNMLPLLKPGNDDAKLAYLALIPAAVRDTMNQRVPTELVQQIFSYMLIHPATSNEDRRSLNVWLRHLEDHLQATEKLAEPKIPNNYTMNQNITVGSDASVSSLTSSSSMSNNSMSSSGSLATGLGINTHATFRNVDWQTIAPPSKQHQHHPLQNPLQQPKSLPDWSSFVRRDSGFSSTGVCNLSGISSSSSGSSCSNRRNSSITDQLCDNFNGINLNELGSSQNKLGLSLNIATIGSETHAEESSLVNGVAAAAVATAGTGMPALFGNNNNPMIKIMSSSGPNDAKLCASNSTNSSNNDEHDTSFSKNGTEIVDFEPHIIINVSDECNNGSSASVSQDQNGTGPVQQKSLQPQMAYSSVLVSNYEQMDVTRWSLDGKLAAFKTRRSNSLTTQAISTSSSSSNSSVITVNDNCSNSTENLAQFANKPRSFSLSIEHQCGVLANSGSDTRLDDFKPGYIKFQTRNVGMSNIGLWLKSLRLHKYIDLFKNMTYEGMLCITEEYLQGLGVTKGASHKLALCIEKLKDRANHLSKLEKDLLNGQAKIQTAVEDLANMVLSPMKPVEAVTCGTNEDNVALSFLKVVDLVGSMIQHDSCAPQDEESINVLMWVLDRSVHNEAFVNHSTPLKELKFKLSKLKMSIGHKAHHVKNGSAGSLSKPRWGGKSRKCDIKNGSNDRINHRKNSNDTLNFSTNCAPTTQQQHHHANHSQPGDYEKFTHIINGSVGGNNSSNGGVSQHQYKSSSYPNFMSNQHQQGKQQHHNHSQLTQQQPQIQPTGLPQHTHFPALPSHQQQQQQQHHRRSLNNLIVVAGGPQQPQKMAFKPGQGIIPAVSSTTDGQMRRTSLTTAIGNQSSSNVNLGPTFTPGIGNVTASADSSQQLPKVAQTQHQLQQQQPQTKTMTTVAMGNLPKFEEHFTLF; this is encoded by the exons ATGAAGTACATTACAGGAGAGCGTGGTGGTAATAATCACAACATATGTGGAATCAATGACAATTCTGATAAAGAGAGCGATTTTACTAAAAATCACATCTCATTCAGTGAGCAGGTTAGCActgtaactaatttttttgaaagctgGAATGATTGCGAGCGAACAGTTGTTATATATGCTCTGATGAAACGTTTGAGATATCCTAGTTTAAAGTTCTTGCAGTACGCTATTGATCATGCCCTTACACAAAGCTTAGGCTCAGAGGCTAATCTCAGTAGCGTTATCACCGACATAAATGCGAACAACCCATCGTATTTGCAAAATCTATTAAACGCCTACAAGACGTTGCATTTGAATGATGCCGTGGATGCTTTGACATCCGGGTCGACAGACAAGGAATCCACACCATGCTATGGCTCTGattttcaaattacaaattGCGATGAACGCAAGTTTtacgaaaaaaagaaagaaatattatgCGAGATGCTAAACATGCTACCGCTATTAAAACCGGGAAACGATGACGCAAAGTTAGCTTATTTGGCTCTTATTCCAGCAGCAGTTAGGGATACTATGAATCAGCGTGTCCCCACAGAGTTGGTCCAACAAATATTCTCATACATGCTTATTCACCCCGCTACAAGTAACGAAGACCGCCG ATCGCTAAATGTTTGGTTACGACATTTGGAAGATCATTTGCAGGCTACAGAAAAGTTGGCAGAACCAAAAATACCCAACAACTATACCATGAATCAGAATATAACAGTTGGTTCGGATGCATCAGTTTCGTCTCTGACATCGTCCTCGTCTATGTCAAACAATTCGATGTCATCGTCTGGCAGTTTGGCTACAGGTCTTGGAATAAATACTCATGCAACGTTCCGAAATGTTGATTGGCAAACTATTGCTCCCCCAAGCAAACAACACCAGCACCACCCACTACAAAATCCGCTTCAACAACCAAAGTCATTGCCGGACTGGTCTAGCTTCGTGCGGAGGGATAGTGGATTTTCTAGCACTGGTGTCTGCAATTTAAGCGGTATTAGCTCTAGCAGTAGTGGCAGCAGTTGTAGCAATCGGCGAAACAGTAGCATTACCGACCAACTCTGTGATAATTTCAATGGTATTAATCTAAACGAATTAGGATCTAGTCAAAATAAATTGGGCCTGTCTTTGAATATTGCTACGATTGGCAGTGAAACACATGCAGAGGAATCATCATTAGTCAATGGAGTAGCTGCAGCAGCCGTTGCAACGGCTGGCACTGGAATGCCTGCCCTCTTTGGTAATAATAATAACCCAATGATAAAAATCATGAGCAGCAGTGGTCCTAATGACGCCAAATTATGCGCCAGCAATAGTACTAATAGTTCCAACAACGATGAGCATGACACATCCTTTTCCAAGAATGGCACTGAAATCGTCGACTTTGAGCCTCATATCATTATTAATGTCAGTGATGAGTGCAACAATGGTTCTTCGGCATCTGTAAGTCAAGACCAAAATGGAACCGGTCCCGTACAACAAAAG TCGTTGCAGCCCCAAATGGCGTATAGTTCGGTGTTGGTGAGTAATTATGAACAAATGGATGTGACACGTTGGAGTTTGGATGGAAAGCTGGCTGCATTTAAGACTCGTCGCTCAAATAGCCTTACGACGCAAGCTATATCCACGTCCTCCTCGTCCTCCAATTCTTCGGTGATTACTGTCAATGATAATTGTTCAAATTCTACCGAAAATTTGGCACAGTTTGCGAATAAACCGCGAAGTTTCTCGCTTTCAATAGAACACCAATGTGGAGTTTTAGCTAATAGTGGTTCGGATACACGACTCGATGATTTCAAACCTGgctatataaaatttcaaacgcGAAATGTTGGCATGTCAAATATTGGGTTGTGGTTGAAATCTTTACGGCTGCATAAGTACATTgacctattcaaaaatatgactTACGAAGGTATGTTATGCATCACAGAAGAATACCTGCAAGGTCTGGGCGTCACCAAAGGTGCCTCGCACAAGCTGGCTCTATGCATAGAAAAACTTAAGGATCGTGCGAATCACCTAAGCAAACTAGAGAAAGATTTGCTAAATGGTCAAGCAAAAATACAAACCGCAGTGGAGGATTTGGCAAACATGGTCCTTTCACCAATGAAACCTGTGGAAGCTGTTACATGCGGAACCAATGAAGACAATGTAGCGCTCAGCTTTTTGAAAGTTGTTGATTTGG TGGGCTCGATGATTCAACATGACTCTTGCGCACCTCAAGATGAAGAAAGTATTAATGTTCTAATGTGGGTACTTGATCGTTCGGTACACAACGAGGCTTTTGTGAATCATTCAACTCCACTTAAAGAATTGAAGTTCAAACTCTCAAAGCTGAAAATGTCAATTGGCCATAAGGCGCACCACGTCAAAAATGGAAGTGCGGGAAGTTTAAGTAAACCTAG GTGGGGGGGTAAATCTCGCAAATGTGACATAAAGAATGGAAGCAATGACCGCATCAACCATAGGAAAAACTCGAACGATACGCTCAATTTCTCAACGAATTGCGCACCCACAACTCAGCAGCAACATCATCATGCCAATCACTCGCAACCAGGTGATTACGAAAAATTCACCCATATAATTAACGGAAGCGTAGGTGGTAACAACAGCAGCAATGGCGGTGTCTCACAGCATCAATACAAAAGTTCATCATACCCCAACTTCATGAGCAACCAACATCAGCAGGGAAAGCAGCAACACCACAATCATTCACAATTAACGCAACAGCAACCACAGATACAACCAACAGGTTTGCCGCAACACACACATTTCCCCGCGTTGCCCTCtcatcaacaacagcaacaacaacaacatcatcgAAGATCTCTCAACAATTTAATAGTGGTGGCTGGAGGACCCCAACAACCGCAGAAGATGGCTTTTAAACCAGGTCAAGGAATTATTCCCGCAGTCTCGTCAACCACCGATGGTCAAATGCGTCGAACTAGCCTCACGACAGCAATCGGCAACCAAAGCAGTAGTAATGTCAATTTAGGACCAACATTTACACCAGGTATTGGAAATGTAACCGCGAGTGCCGATTCTTCACAACAACTACCAAAGGTAGCGCAAACACAGCATCaactgcagcagcaacaaccgcaaacaaaaacaatgacaACAGTTGCCATG GGGAACTTGCCAAAGTTCGAAGAGCACTTCACCCTATTCTAA
- the LOC128862490 gene encoding protein Smaug isoform X3 encodes MKYITGERGGNNHNICGINDNSDKESDFTKNHISFSEQVSTVTNFFESWNDCERTVVIYALMKRLRYPSLKFLQYAIDHALTQSLGSEANLSSVITDINANNPSYLQNLLNAYKTLHLNDAVDALTSGSTDKESTPCYGSDFQITNCDERKFYEKKKEILCEMLNMLPLLKPGNDDAKLAYLALIPAAVRDTMNQRVPTELVQQIFSYMLIHPATSNEDRRSLNVWLRHLEDHLQATEKLAEPKIPNNYTMNQNITVGSDASVSSLTSSSSMSNNSMSSSGSLATGLGINTHATFRNVDWQTIAPPSKQHQHHPLQNPLQQPKSLPDWSSFVRRDSGFSSTGVCNLSGISSSSSGSSCSNRRNSSITDQLCDNFNGINLNELGSSQNKLGLSLNIATIGSETHAEESSLVNGVAAAAVATAGTGMPALFGNNNNPMIKIMSSSGPNDAKLCASNSTNSSNNDEHDTSFSKNGTEIVDFEPHIIINVSDECNNGSSASVSQDQNGTGPVQQKPQMAYSSVLVSNYEQMDVTRWSLDGKLAAFKTRRSNSLTTQAISTSSSSSNSSVITVNDNCSNSTENLAQFANKPRSFSLSIEHQCGVLANSGSDTRLDDFKPGYIKFQTRNVGMSNIGLWLKSLRLHKYIDLFKNMTYEGMLCITEEYLQGLGVTKGASHKLALCIEKLKDRANHLSKLEKDLLNGQAKIQTAVEDLANMVLSPMKPVEAVTCGTNEDNVALSFLKVVDLVGSMIQHDSCAPQDEESINVLMWVLDRSVHNEAFVNHSTPLKELKFKLSKLKMSIGHKAHHVKNGSAGSLSKPRWGGKSRKCDIKNGSNDRINHRKNSNDTLNFSTNCAPTTQQQHHHANHSQPGDYEKFTHIINGSVGGNNSSNGGVSQHQYKSSSYPNFMSNQHQQGKQQHHNHSQLTQQQPQIQPTGLPQHTHFPALPSHQQQQQQQHHRRSLNNLIVVAGGPQQPQKMAFKPGQGIIPAVSSTTDGQMRRTSLTTAIGNQSSSNVNLGPTFTPGIGNVTASADSSQQLPKVAQTQHQLQQQQPQTKTMTTVAMGNLPKFEEHFTLF; translated from the exons ATGAAGTACATTACAGGAGAGCGTGGTGGTAATAATCACAACATATGTGGAATCAATGACAATTCTGATAAAGAGAGCGATTTTACTAAAAATCACATCTCATTCAGTGAGCAGGTTAGCActgtaactaatttttttgaaagctgGAATGATTGCGAGCGAACAGTTGTTATATATGCTCTGATGAAACGTTTGAGATATCCTAGTTTAAAGTTCTTGCAGTACGCTATTGATCATGCCCTTACACAAAGCTTAGGCTCAGAGGCTAATCTCAGTAGCGTTATCACCGACATAAATGCGAACAACCCATCGTATTTGCAAAATCTATTAAACGCCTACAAGACGTTGCATTTGAATGATGCCGTGGATGCTTTGACATCCGGGTCGACAGACAAGGAATCCACACCATGCTATGGCTCTGattttcaaattacaaattGCGATGAACGCAAGTTTtacgaaaaaaagaaagaaatattatgCGAGATGCTAAACATGCTACCGCTATTAAAACCGGGAAACGATGACGCAAAGTTAGCTTATTTGGCTCTTATTCCAGCAGCAGTTAGGGATACTATGAATCAGCGTGTCCCCACAGAGTTGGTCCAACAAATATTCTCATACATGCTTATTCACCCCGCTACAAGTAACGAAGACCGCCG ATCGCTAAATGTTTGGTTACGACATTTGGAAGATCATTTGCAGGCTACAGAAAAGTTGGCAGAACCAAAAATACCCAACAACTATACCATGAATCAGAATATAACAGTTGGTTCGGATGCATCAGTTTCGTCTCTGACATCGTCCTCGTCTATGTCAAACAATTCGATGTCATCGTCTGGCAGTTTGGCTACAGGTCTTGGAATAAATACTCATGCAACGTTCCGAAATGTTGATTGGCAAACTATTGCTCCCCCAAGCAAACAACACCAGCACCACCCACTACAAAATCCGCTTCAACAACCAAAGTCATTGCCGGACTGGTCTAGCTTCGTGCGGAGGGATAGTGGATTTTCTAGCACTGGTGTCTGCAATTTAAGCGGTATTAGCTCTAGCAGTAGTGGCAGCAGTTGTAGCAATCGGCGAAACAGTAGCATTACCGACCAACTCTGTGATAATTTCAATGGTATTAATCTAAACGAATTAGGATCTAGTCAAAATAAATTGGGCCTGTCTTTGAATATTGCTACGATTGGCAGTGAAACACATGCAGAGGAATCATCATTAGTCAATGGAGTAGCTGCAGCAGCCGTTGCAACGGCTGGCACTGGAATGCCTGCCCTCTTTGGTAATAATAATAACCCAATGATAAAAATCATGAGCAGCAGTGGTCCTAATGACGCCAAATTATGCGCCAGCAATAGTACTAATAGTTCCAACAACGATGAGCATGACACATCCTTTTCCAAGAATGGCACTGAAATCGTCGACTTTGAGCCTCATATCATTATTAATGTCAGTGATGAGTGCAACAATGGTTCTTCGGCATCTGTAAGTCAAGACCAAAATGGAACCGGTCCCGTACAACAAAAG CCCCAAATGGCGTATAGTTCGGTGTTGGTGAGTAATTATGAACAAATGGATGTGACACGTTGGAGTTTGGATGGAAAGCTGGCTGCATTTAAGACTCGTCGCTCAAATAGCCTTACGACGCAAGCTATATCCACGTCCTCCTCGTCCTCCAATTCTTCGGTGATTACTGTCAATGATAATTGTTCAAATTCTACCGAAAATTTGGCACAGTTTGCGAATAAACCGCGAAGTTTCTCGCTTTCAATAGAACACCAATGTGGAGTTTTAGCTAATAGTGGTTCGGATACACGACTCGATGATTTCAAACCTGgctatataaaatttcaaacgcGAAATGTTGGCATGTCAAATATTGGGTTGTGGTTGAAATCTTTACGGCTGCATAAGTACATTgacctattcaaaaatatgactTACGAAGGTATGTTATGCATCACAGAAGAATACCTGCAAGGTCTGGGCGTCACCAAAGGTGCCTCGCACAAGCTGGCTCTATGCATAGAAAAACTTAAGGATCGTGCGAATCACCTAAGCAAACTAGAGAAAGATTTGCTAAATGGTCAAGCAAAAATACAAACCGCAGTGGAGGATTTGGCAAACATGGTCCTTTCACCAATGAAACCTGTGGAAGCTGTTACATGCGGAACCAATGAAGACAATGTAGCGCTCAGCTTTTTGAAAGTTGTTGATTTGG TGGGCTCGATGATTCAACATGACTCTTGCGCACCTCAAGATGAAGAAAGTATTAATGTTCTAATGTGGGTACTTGATCGTTCGGTACACAACGAGGCTTTTGTGAATCATTCAACTCCACTTAAAGAATTGAAGTTCAAACTCTCAAAGCTGAAAATGTCAATTGGCCATAAGGCGCACCACGTCAAAAATGGAAGTGCGGGAAGTTTAAGTAAACCTAG GTGGGGGGGTAAATCTCGCAAATGTGACATAAAGAATGGAAGCAATGACCGCATCAACCATAGGAAAAACTCGAACGATACGCTCAATTTCTCAACGAATTGCGCACCCACAACTCAGCAGCAACATCATCATGCCAATCACTCGCAACCAGGTGATTACGAAAAATTCACCCATATAATTAACGGAAGCGTAGGTGGTAACAACAGCAGCAATGGCGGTGTCTCACAGCATCAATACAAAAGTTCATCATACCCCAACTTCATGAGCAACCAACATCAGCAGGGAAAGCAGCAACACCACAATCATTCACAATTAACGCAACAGCAACCACAGATACAACCAACAGGTTTGCCGCAACACACACATTTCCCCGCGTTGCCCTCtcatcaacaacagcaacaacaacaacatcatcgAAGATCTCTCAACAATTTAATAGTGGTGGCTGGAGGACCCCAACAACCGCAGAAGATGGCTTTTAAACCAGGTCAAGGAATTATTCCCGCAGTCTCGTCAACCACCGATGGTCAAATGCGTCGAACTAGCCTCACGACAGCAATCGGCAACCAAAGCAGTAGTAATGTCAATTTAGGACCAACATTTACACCAGGTATTGGAAATGTAACCGCGAGTGCCGATTCTTCACAACAACTACCAAAGGTAGCGCAAACACAGCATCaactgcagcagcaacaaccgcaaacaaaaacaatgacaACAGTTGCCATG GGGAACTTGCCAAAGTTCGAAGAGCACTTCACCCTATTCTAA
- the LOC128862490 gene encoding protein Smaug isoform X1: MKYITGERGGNNHNICGINDNSDKESDFTKNHISFSEQVSTVTNFFESWNDCERTVVIYALMKRLRYPSLKFLQYAIDHALTQSLGSEANLSSVITDINANNPSYLQNLLNAYKTLHLNDAVDALTSGSTDKESTPCYGSDFQITNCDERKFYEKKKEILCEMLNMLPLLKPGNDDAKLAYLALIPAAVRDTMNQRVPTELVQQIFSYMLIHPATSNEDRRSLNVWLRHLEDHLQATEKLAEPKIPNNYTMNQNITVGSDASVSSLTSSSSMSNNSMSSSGSLATGLGINTHATFRNVDWQTIAPPSKQHQHHPLQNPLQQPKSLPDWSSFVRRDSGFSSTGVCNLSGISSSSSGSSCSNRRNSSITDQLCDNFNGINLNELGSSQNKLGLSLNIATIGSETHAEESSLVNGVAAAAVATAGTGMPALFGNNNNPMIKIMSSSGPNDAKLCASNSTNSSNNDEHDTSFSKNGTEIVDFEPHIIINVSDECNNGSSASVSQDQNGTGPVQQKSLQPQMAYSSVLVSNYEQMDVTRWSLDGKLAAFKTRRSNSLTTQAISTSSSSSNSSVITVNDNCSNSTENLAQFANKPRSFSLSIEHQCGVLANSGSDTRLDDFKPGYIKFQTRNVGMSNIGLWLKSLRLHKYIDLFKNMTYEGMLCITEEYLQGLGVTKGASHKLALCIEKLKDRANHLSKLEKDLLNGQAKIQTAVEDLANMVLSPMKPVEAVTCGTNEDNVALSFLKVVDLVGSMIQHDSCAPQDEESINVLMWVLDRSVHNEAFVNHSTPLKELKFKLSKLKMSIGHKAHHVKNGSAGSLSKPRWGGKSRKCDIKNGSNDRINHRKNSNDTLNFSTNCAPTTQQQHHHANHSQPGDYEKFTHIINGSVGGNNSSNGGVSQHQYKSSSYPNFMSNQHQQGKQQHHNHSQLTQQQPQIQPTGLPQHTHFPALPSHQQQQQQQHHRRSLNNLIVVAGGPQQPQKMAFKPGQGIIPAVSSTTDGQMRRTSLTTAIGNQSSSNVNLGPTFTPGIGNVTASADSSQQLPKVAQTQHQLQQQQPQTKTMTTVAMVSSDELAVIGSQQPQQQSHLINNNSSMLNNNLLCQQQQQQLQLLAAAAAAVGNSCRNSNLINCLCNVNPNSSNNCSKNTCCGVNNCNILPTTYSEPHNGSQQATLVPAPTMPLLTNNNKPMKDTFPNKGSSSSSSAGAMNDINSLDQLETLCLQMTEQAIN; this comes from the exons ATGAAGTACATTACAGGAGAGCGTGGTGGTAATAATCACAACATATGTGGAATCAATGACAATTCTGATAAAGAGAGCGATTTTACTAAAAATCACATCTCATTCAGTGAGCAGGTTAGCActgtaactaatttttttgaaagctgGAATGATTGCGAGCGAACAGTTGTTATATATGCTCTGATGAAACGTTTGAGATATCCTAGTTTAAAGTTCTTGCAGTACGCTATTGATCATGCCCTTACACAAAGCTTAGGCTCAGAGGCTAATCTCAGTAGCGTTATCACCGACATAAATGCGAACAACCCATCGTATTTGCAAAATCTATTAAACGCCTACAAGACGTTGCATTTGAATGATGCCGTGGATGCTTTGACATCCGGGTCGACAGACAAGGAATCCACACCATGCTATGGCTCTGattttcaaattacaaattGCGATGAACGCAAGTTTtacgaaaaaaagaaagaaatattatgCGAGATGCTAAACATGCTACCGCTATTAAAACCGGGAAACGATGACGCAAAGTTAGCTTATTTGGCTCTTATTCCAGCAGCAGTTAGGGATACTATGAATCAGCGTGTCCCCACAGAGTTGGTCCAACAAATATTCTCATACATGCTTATTCACCCCGCTACAAGTAACGAAGACCGCCG ATCGCTAAATGTTTGGTTACGACATTTGGAAGATCATTTGCAGGCTACAGAAAAGTTGGCAGAACCAAAAATACCCAACAACTATACCATGAATCAGAATATAACAGTTGGTTCGGATGCATCAGTTTCGTCTCTGACATCGTCCTCGTCTATGTCAAACAATTCGATGTCATCGTCTGGCAGTTTGGCTACAGGTCTTGGAATAAATACTCATGCAACGTTCCGAAATGTTGATTGGCAAACTATTGCTCCCCCAAGCAAACAACACCAGCACCACCCACTACAAAATCCGCTTCAACAACCAAAGTCATTGCCGGACTGGTCTAGCTTCGTGCGGAGGGATAGTGGATTTTCTAGCACTGGTGTCTGCAATTTAAGCGGTATTAGCTCTAGCAGTAGTGGCAGCAGTTGTAGCAATCGGCGAAACAGTAGCATTACCGACCAACTCTGTGATAATTTCAATGGTATTAATCTAAACGAATTAGGATCTAGTCAAAATAAATTGGGCCTGTCTTTGAATATTGCTACGATTGGCAGTGAAACACATGCAGAGGAATCATCATTAGTCAATGGAGTAGCTGCAGCAGCCGTTGCAACGGCTGGCACTGGAATGCCTGCCCTCTTTGGTAATAATAATAACCCAATGATAAAAATCATGAGCAGCAGTGGTCCTAATGACGCCAAATTATGCGCCAGCAATAGTACTAATAGTTCCAACAACGATGAGCATGACACATCCTTTTCCAAGAATGGCACTGAAATCGTCGACTTTGAGCCTCATATCATTATTAATGTCAGTGATGAGTGCAACAATGGTTCTTCGGCATCTGTAAGTCAAGACCAAAATGGAACCGGTCCCGTACAACAAAAG TCGTTGCAGCCCCAAATGGCGTATAGTTCGGTGTTGGTGAGTAATTATGAACAAATGGATGTGACACGTTGGAGTTTGGATGGAAAGCTGGCTGCATTTAAGACTCGTCGCTCAAATAGCCTTACGACGCAAGCTATATCCACGTCCTCCTCGTCCTCCAATTCTTCGGTGATTACTGTCAATGATAATTGTTCAAATTCTACCGAAAATTTGGCACAGTTTGCGAATAAACCGCGAAGTTTCTCGCTTTCAATAGAACACCAATGTGGAGTTTTAGCTAATAGTGGTTCGGATACACGACTCGATGATTTCAAACCTGgctatataaaatttcaaacgcGAAATGTTGGCATGTCAAATATTGGGTTGTGGTTGAAATCTTTACGGCTGCATAAGTACATTgacctattcaaaaatatgactTACGAAGGTATGTTATGCATCACAGAAGAATACCTGCAAGGTCTGGGCGTCACCAAAGGTGCCTCGCACAAGCTGGCTCTATGCATAGAAAAACTTAAGGATCGTGCGAATCACCTAAGCAAACTAGAGAAAGATTTGCTAAATGGTCAAGCAAAAATACAAACCGCAGTGGAGGATTTGGCAAACATGGTCCTTTCACCAATGAAACCTGTGGAAGCTGTTACATGCGGAACCAATGAAGACAATGTAGCGCTCAGCTTTTTGAAAGTTGTTGATTTGG TGGGCTCGATGATTCAACATGACTCTTGCGCACCTCAAGATGAAGAAAGTATTAATGTTCTAATGTGGGTACTTGATCGTTCGGTACACAACGAGGCTTTTGTGAATCATTCAACTCCACTTAAAGAATTGAAGTTCAAACTCTCAAAGCTGAAAATGTCAATTGGCCATAAGGCGCACCACGTCAAAAATGGAAGTGCGGGAAGTTTAAGTAAACCTAG GTGGGGGGGTAAATCTCGCAAATGTGACATAAAGAATGGAAGCAATGACCGCATCAACCATAGGAAAAACTCGAACGATACGCTCAATTTCTCAACGAATTGCGCACCCACAACTCAGCAGCAACATCATCATGCCAATCACTCGCAACCAGGTGATTACGAAAAATTCACCCATATAATTAACGGAAGCGTAGGTGGTAACAACAGCAGCAATGGCGGTGTCTCACAGCATCAATACAAAAGTTCATCATACCCCAACTTCATGAGCAACCAACATCAGCAGGGAAAGCAGCAACACCACAATCATTCACAATTAACGCAACAGCAACCACAGATACAACCAACAGGTTTGCCGCAACACACACATTTCCCCGCGTTGCCCTCtcatcaacaacagcaacaacaacaacatcatcgAAGATCTCTCAACAATTTAATAGTGGTGGCTGGAGGACCCCAACAACCGCAGAAGATGGCTTTTAAACCAGGTCAAGGAATTATTCCCGCAGTCTCGTCAACCACCGATGGTCAAATGCGTCGAACTAGCCTCACGACAGCAATCGGCAACCAAAGCAGTAGTAATGTCAATTTAGGACCAACATTTACACCAGGTATTGGAAATGTAACCGCGAGTGCCGATTCTTCACAACAACTACCAAAGGTAGCGCAAACACAGCATCaactgcagcagcaacaaccgcaaacaaaaacaatgacaACAGTTGCCATGGTTAGTAGCGACGAACTTGCTGTAATCGGTTCCCAACAACCGCAGCAACAGTCACACCTAATAAATAACAACAGTAGTATGTTAAATAACAATTTACTGtgccaacagcagcagcaacaattgCAGCTGTTAGCCGCTGCAGCAGCAGCTGTTGGCAACAGCTGTCGAAATAGCAACTTAATAAATTGTTTGTGCAACGTGAACCCTAATAGTAGCAACAATTGTAGTAAAAACACCTGTTGTGGTGTAAATAATTGTAACATTTTACCGACGACATACAGTGAACCTCACAATGGCAGCCAACAGGCGACTCTAGTACCCGCTCCAACAATGCCACTTTTGACTAACAATAATAAGCCGATGAAGGATACTTTTCCCAATAAAGGTTCTTCATCAAGTTCCTCTGCAGGGGCTATGAACGATATTAACAGTTTAGACCAACTGGAAACACTCTGCCTACAAATGACCGAACAGGCAATCAACTag
- the LOC128862491 gene encoding UPF0193 protein EVG1 homolog — protein sequence MEGKPCEVKTETISEGIAVETNGRVHSSDNKAMLWPSERIPQGGLFHTPKIEYSKETSDLLQVLMNESKMSMMMRKKINYHLRNGEPLPKLEPPRINTKDTEAAALEILRRARLAKRKSLEQILASNAYDIPPYRPRPTNRMPTEKEKKLLQEAMSGMHLAETSLKAKRKPKEKKEYHTTEENIIDELLDQINERANWLAEMEELGEGKRFRNEVREQIAERLRHIKGLETKIQIKRSGIRFVE from the exons ATGGAAGGAAAGCCTTGTGAGGTTAAAACGGAAACAATATCTGAGGGAATCGCTGTAGAGACTAACGGAAGAGTCCACAGTTCAGACAACAAAGCTATGCTATGGCCCAGTGAGCGCATCCCCCAAGGTGGACTTTTCCATACACCTAAAATCGAGTACAGCAAAGAAACATCCGATTTACTACAAG TCCTTATGAATGAGTCCAAAATGTCGATGATGATGCGCAAAAAGATCAACTATCACCTACGCAACGGAGAGCCTTTGCCGAAACTGGAACCTCCACGTATTAACACGAAAGATACAGAGGCCGCGGCTCTTGAGATTCTGCGTCGTGCGCGGCTTGCCAAGCGAAAGAGTCTTGAACAAATTTTGGCTAGCAACGCGTACGACATTCCTCCGTATCGCCCAAGGCCCACGAATCGAATGCCAACTGAAAAGGAGAAGAAGCTACTTCAAGAGGCCATGTCAGGTATGCACCTAGCAGAAACCTCATTGAAAGCCAAGCGAAAGCCGAAAGAGAAAAAGGAATACCACACCACGGAAGAAAACATTATTGATGAGC TTTTGGATCAAATTAATGAACGCGCAAATTGGTTGGCTGAAATGGAAGAATTAGGGGAAGGTAAACGCTTCAGAAATGAGGTACGTGAGCAAATCGCGGAACGGCTTCGGCACATAAAAGGATTAGAAACGAAAATACAGATTAAGAGGAGCGGTATACGATTCGTGGAATAA